A single window of Callithrix jacchus isolate 240 chromosome 6, calJac240_pri, whole genome shotgun sequence DNA harbors:
- the CRYGA gene encoding gamma-crystallin A, with product MGKITFYEDRDFQGRCYNCIGDCPNLRVYFSRCNSIRVDSGCWMIYERPNYQGHQYFLRRGEYPDYQHWMGLSDSVRSCRIIPDTSSHKLRLYERDDYRGLMSELTDDCACVPELFRLHEIYSLHVLEGCWVLYEMPNYQGRQYLLRPGDYRRHHDWGGADAKVGSLRRVIDSY from the exons ATGGGGAAG ATCACCTTCTACGAGGACCGAGACTTTCAGGGCCGCTGCTACAATTGCATCGGTGACTGCCCCAACCTGCGGGTCTACTTCAGCCGCTGCAACTCTATCCGAGTGGACAGTGGCTGCTGGATGATCTATGAGCGCCCCAATTACCAGGGCCACCAGTACTTCCTGCGCCGAGGCGAGTACCCCGACTATCAGCACTGGATGGGCCTCAGTGACTCGGTCCGATCCTGCCGTATAATTCCTGAT ACCAGCTCTCACAAGTTAAGGCTGTATGAGAGAGATGACTACCGAGGCCTTATGTCTGAGCTCACTGACGACTGCGCCTGTGTCCCTGAACTCTTCCGTCTCCATGAGATCTATTCCCTCCACGTACTGGAGGGCTGTTGGGTCCTCTACGAAATGCCCAACTACCAGGGGCGGCAGTATCTGCTGAGGCCAGGGGACTACAGGAGGCACCACGACTGGGGTGGTGCTGATGCCAAGGTTGGCTCCTTGAGACGGGTCATTGATTCGTACTAA